A window of Cucurbita pepo subsp. pepo cultivar mu-cu-16 chromosome LG06, ASM280686v2, whole genome shotgun sequence contains these coding sequences:
- the LOC111796573 gene encoding RNA-binding protein 38-like, which produces MSYPHYRSQFGDTTFTKVFVGGLAWETPTDEMRRYFEQFGDILEAVIITDKNTSKSKGYGFVTFRDAESARRACANPNPMIDGRRANCNIAAMGRPRPSPPRGRGQGGVNPYQGSTMQAAPSYSGVPPPLNQPPLPPLPPVVYSPYGYPTYTPDYGYHHQHYQHHQQPLYNPYFYGYSLQSPRGAFPSPSQSHQPRVPVPPYVYYPPPAAAAAAAAAAQFEGSFSYPPPPPLIRHRFASTDSQTSQQTPPEAEAVTSETSTT; this is translated from the exons CACATTACCGATCCCAATTCGGAGATACCACTTTCACTAAAGTGTTCGTCGGTGGGCTAGCTTGGGAGACGCCCACCGACGAAATGAGGAGATATTTTGAGCAATTTGGCGACATTCTTGAAGCTGTGATTATCACCGATAAGAACACCTCCAAATCTAAAGGATACGGCTTT GTAACGTTTCGAGACGCTGAATCTGCGAGAAGAGCTTGTGCTAATCCAAACCCGATGATCGATGGGAGACGAGCTAATTGTAACATTGCTGCAATGGGTCGGCCTCGGCCTTCGCCTCCACGAG GACGAGGGCAGGGTGGCGTAAACCCCTATCAAGGAAGTACAATGCAGGCAGCACCATCTTATAGCGGAGTCCCGCCGCCGTTAAACCAGCCACCGCTTCCTCCGCTGCCCCCTGTCGTTTATTCACCATACGG ATACCCAACATACACTCCTGATTATGGCTACCACCACCAGCACTACCAGCACCACCAA CAACCACTGTACAACCCATATTTCTATGGCTATTCATTACAATCCCCCAGAGGAGCATTTCCCAGTCCTTCGCAGTCGCATCAGCCCCGTGTACCAGTTCCTCCTTATGTGTACTATCCTCCtcccgccgccgccgccgccgccgccgccgccgctcaGTTTGAAGGCTCCTTCAGctatcctcctcctcctcctctgaTACGACACCGTTTTGCCTCCACAG ATTCACAGACATCTCAGCAAACTCCTCCAGAAGCTGAAGCTGTTACCTCTGAAACGTCAACCACCTGA